The genome window GGTCGGATCTACTATCACACGATCCACCGGCATTCCCAAGTTTTCAAGAAGGATGTTTACCTGCTTGGCAAGGTTAACATCAATCGGAGATGAAGAAATTATGGTATGCCCGAAACCCATGGCGCTGGCGCCGATACCCTTGTGATTTTTATCCTCCACCGGTCCGATGGTAAGGTTTTCGCCCTGGCAATCCTCGGACACCTTCTTTAAAACCTCTTCATCCTTTTCAACATTCGCGCAACCCCATATAATCAAGGGAACGTCTATTGCTGACAGAACTTTCTTTACAACAGCCGAAGCATCTTCCGGGCCGGCATTATTCCCGTTCGGATCTATGCTCTTGAGCTGGAGAACGATCATATCCGCTCCGTAATCATCAACACATTTCTTGGCCCAGGCTGCAGGATCGGATATTACATCTTTAAAAGGAGCAACAGCGGATTCCGGCCATTCGTCCGGTTCCATGTCCCATACCTCCATTGCAATCCTGGGCTTGTTGGGCATTTCTCCTTCAAAAAGATAGAACGGGTAGCTGGTCTCTCCACCGACAGTAACCGCTTTATCACCTTTCCCGATGGAAATTTCCCTTATGCCTCCGGCATAGGATTCTTTAAAAATATCAAAGCCCAATGTTACCTCCTATATTTTACTATAAAATAGTTTTTAATATTAAATTCGATTAAAGCCCCAAACTTTCTTAAACAAAAAAAAGGGGCTTTAAAAAGTCCCTTGTCAAAGACAATATCTCTTGCCATTCCCCCTTTCACAATTTATTTTTTTTGATCTCAAAACAAGATAGAATCTTGTTGCGGTATCTATTTATCCTAAAATATTAAATCTTATGCTATATATCCTTAAAACATATATTTGTCAATAGAATGCGAATAATTTCGAGCTTAAATTTTCAAACAAGATAATAATGAACTCCGCATTCCGGACATTCCATATATTCACCATCTTTATCATGCTTTGTACAGCCTTCTCCTATGACGGGTACTTCATTTTGCTGATCATCAAGCTTTGTGCCGTTCATATCCGGACAATACACCCAGGTACCGCACTCACAATAAAAATCTTCCTTTAAAACGTCAGCACAGGCTACTGTTTTTCTTTCATCCATTTGTTATTTATCCTTTATCGATAACTATGACAAATTACCGCCGGCTTTGAACACGTGCCTCCAGCCTGGCCTTAAGTTTTGGGAACTGCTCCATATCCGTATGCGGCAGAAACAGGGCGGCCATATAATTATCCATGTAAGATACGGTTTCAGAAAGCTCAAAATTGGTCATCTTGCTGGTCACCTCAACCACGTCCTTCCTTATTCGGTTTGTAAGAGCGGCCATTTTAGCGCCCATTAGCGAACCGTTGCCTATAAATGTAATTTTTTCATGCTCAATTTCGGGTAATAATCCTATCACGATAGCCTTTTCAATATCCACATAACTTCCGAATCCTCCTGCCAGATAAATCTGTTCTATATCTGCCATGCTCATGCCGACCTCTTCTACAAGAGTCTGGCAGCCACTGTAAATCGCGCCTTTGGCGCGCATCAGGTTCTCGATATCAATTTCCGTTATAACAACATCCCGATCTATACCGGTATCATCTTTCCAGGCCAGAACATATTCGTGAACACCGTTTCTTTCACGGATACGTTGTGTGTCAAGGTCCCTGTCAAATTTGCCTAAATTATTTATCAAACCCATCTCAAAGAGGGTGGCCACCATTATTATAAGGCCGGATCCGCATATACCCCGGGGACGCACATTTCCTATGGTGATATTCATAGGTTCATAACTAACCGGGTCGATAGAAAAATCTTCTATGGCTCCCTTTGTGGCCCGCATGCCGAATTCAATTCCTCCTCCTTCAAAAGCCGGTCCTGCCGAACAGGCCGCACATGCCATCCACTCCCGGTTTCCTATTACGATCTCGGCATTTGTTCCGATATCCATAAAAAGAGTCAATTTGTCGGTCCGATACATACCGGAACCCATTACCCCTGATACAATATCACCTCCCACGTAACTTGATACCTGGGGATAAACAAGGGCCGCTACCTGTTCACCCAGATCTATTCCCAGGTCGGAAGCCCGGATCGGCGGATATATTGAAGAAGTCGGCACATACGGCGAGCGTCTTATATATTTTGGATTAACATTGAGCATCAACTGGGTCATGGTAGTATTGCCGGCCATGGTAATGGTAGAAATACAATCCTTATCAATATCCGCTCTTTTCACAACCCTGTTTATAACTTTATTGATAGACCCTATAACGACCTTTTGAAGTTTTTCCAGTCCACCCGGTTTTTCGGCATAGACAATCCTGCTGATCACATCCTCGCCATAACTTATCTGACCGTTAAATTCTCCGTACTGGGAAATGGTTTTCCCGTTAATCAAATCTATCAACTGTCCGTATATGGTTGTAGTTCCAACATCAATGGCAATTGCATAATGACACCCCGAAGTATCGCCGGAATGGATGTTGACAATATGGGTCTTCCTTCCCTCCTGAACAGGCCGCATAAGTGTTGCTGTAACTTTAAAGCCGCCTTCTCTAAAAATATCTGAAATCCTGCGAATAACCTTCATATCAACAACAAGACGGTGTTCATCATGTTGAAGCTTTAAAAAACTTACCAGCCGCGTTACATCAGGCAAGTGGTCCTGTGCATCCGGTTCGGTAAGTTCCAGGTAAATCTTTTCCACCGGGGGTATAAAAAGCCCTTCTTCCTTTAATTGATTAAAATCAATCTTCCTGATGCGGGCTGTTTTTCTGGGTGTGCTCTGAAGATTCAGAACCCTGGCATCTATAGTCGATTCTGTGGGAATCCTTATTACAAGATCGCTCCTGACTTTCGATTGACAGGCCAGCCGGTAACCATTTTCAATATCCTCCCGGCTCAGTTTTTCGGAAATCCCACCTTCAAGCTCTCCTTCTTCAAGAAGCACACGACACTTACCACAAAGACCTTCACCACCGCAGGAGGCGTTTATATGTACTCCGGCCTCCATGGCAGCCCGAATAAGTTTTCGTCCATCAGAAACGATTATCTCTTTATTGTGAGGTAAAAATTTTACTTTAAAAGAGCTCATAAAGGATCTCTCTCTATTATTGGTCTTTTAGGGTTAATCCGGGTTAGGTGTTTAGAACTGTTTTGATTAGTGGTAATCGTGAGTTCCCTGTATAACCTTAATGCCTGTCTTATTCTCCAGAATCTTGGCCATCTCATCGGCGTTTGAATAGGGACAGCCGGGTTTAGCATTTACAAGACAGGTGCTGAGATAAATTGCGTCGGCTTTTATATCGGCCATCTTCATGGCCATTGCCACAGTCGGCACAAGCGCCCGTCCGGGACATTCACATTTTACAAAAGCGCTTACATTGGAAGGCTTTTCTATCTTGCCTTCCCCCAGTGAGGCCGCCTTAAGACATCTCCATTCTCCCGGACAGCCATATCCGCTGTCCATATAGGCACCGCAACCTACAACTACTATATTGTCCATATCTTTCCTCCCTTTAATTTATAGAGTTTAATATAAAGATTTTGGGTGCGTTATCGGTCGTCGGAGTATTATAATACGCCTTCCTCCCTCTGGCCTTCCCAAAATCATTATCTTAAAATCTATAGCTTTAATGATCGCAAAGATTATCGCCGCTAATCAAGGCATTATTCAGATAGCTCTTAACCAGTATTTCAGGGTCTTCTACCGGAGCGCCCACGATTACAGTTATATCCTGCTCAGTAAAAAGGGTCTGGGCTCTCTGACCCATTCCGCCTGCTATAATAACATTTGCGCCTTGTTCGTGAAGCCACCTGGGCAGGACTCCGGGCTCGTGGGGCGGCGGCACAAGAATCTCCTTGGCTTTTATCTCTTCGCCTTCAACATCTATGAGAGCAAATTCCTGGCAATGCCCGAAATGGGCGGTTAATTTACCTCCAGCTAACGGTATAGCAAATTTCATTTTATTATTCTCCTGTTAAAAATTTAAATAGTTTTTTTTCTGACGGATTATCTGGCCGGGCCTTACATTTTTACCAATTTCCCTTTAACACGTTGAATATTTTCACTTTTACAGGACGGACATCCCTTTGTCCTGCCTGTGCCGAAAGGTTCCTCCCATCCATGATCACAGGCGCAGCATATAAACTTGCGCGTTGCTTCAATAATATTATAATGTCCGCCTTCTACCTTAATGGCCTTACCGGTAATCAACGCATCCGCGACTATTTTTCGCGCACGTTGCACAATTCTACCAAAGGTGGCCCTTGAAACACCCATTTCCCGTCCTGCATCCTCATGGGACAAACCGAGAAGATCCGCCAGCCTTATTGCTTCACGTTCATCAATGGTAAGGCTCACCTCCTCAAGATCAAAGATGGGAATACCCCTTGGTTTAAAATAGACAACATCAGGGTTAAATTTAACAATTCTATTTTTTTTTGGTCGCACCATATTTTCTCAACCGCGACGACCGCCGCCACCCATGCCTCTTCCTTTTCCGCTGCCACCTCCCATCCCTTTGCCTCCGCCGCCGCCCATTCCTCGACCGCCGCCGCCTATGCCTCTACCCATCCCACGGCCACCTCCCATACCGCCGCCGGCGGGCTGAGGTTTTCCTGAGCCTCCAATCTGGGCGACTCTGTCAAAGCCTGATTTTTCAGGCACAAACGCCTCCGGCTTTGAAATTGCAGTACCTTTAATATAATTCTGAACCACATCTCTAACCGAACCGGACTGACCCGTAATTATCTCGATACCGCCTTGAACAAGGGCCTGGGCGGCCTTGGGCCCGCAATTACCTGTTAATACGGCTGTTATTCCTTGCGATGCTACAAGGCTTGCGGTTTGAATTCCGGCTCCGCTGGTCAAACTGGTAGTCTCATTCTTGATTGTTTCATAATTCATAGTCTCGGTTTCTACTATTAAAAAATATGCACTTCTGCCAAAACGGGGATCTATCTGGGAATCCAGATTATCTCCGGATGAACTGACTGCAACCTTCATTTTATACCTCCTGTTTATTCATACCACAACAACTCCCCGGCCCCGCGCATCCGGCTTCGGTGGGCGCCAATCCGCAGCATGTCGTGTCACCCGCGCCCGGAACCCTGTTTTTAGAAACACCGGACATGGAAGAATGTGCGGAGAGTAATTTTTTAAGATTTGCGCTGTCACAATGGCAGCAGCCTGGCGGGTTATCCGAATCGGTAACCAGGATCTCGCTGACTTTTCCACAGTCCAGGCACAAATAGTCGAATAACGGCATGACAATCCTCCTGATTTATTATAATAAAAAAGCTTAGGGATGTTATGAGCATATACTCATAAGGTCAAATTAAAACCTCAACCTTATATTGTCAAGTTTTTTTAAGCTAAAGCACATAAAGAGTGGTATAAAAAAACAGATCTATCCATATTGAGCATACGCCCGGAACAATACTTGACAAATCAGACGCGTGCTGTTAATCTGTAATCAATTGATCATTTATTAATTGGTCAATAACTGGTTGAAAAAAATAGACATTAAAAAAATTATATGCCGAGACCTAAAAAACCGAGATTCATATCAGGCTACCCTTCCATAAACGCTTTTGTGCCCAGGGGTATGCCTCAAACAGGCGAAACCACTCTTCCTGTAGAAGGGCTTGAAGCCTTACGATTAAGTGATTTTGAGTGTCTTGACCAGGAAACGGCCGCAAAGATAATGAATGTATCGCGTCAAACATACGGGAGGATTTTAAATGAGGCCCGGTCAATAGTTTCCGGTGCGCTTGTTACCGGGAAGGCGCTTGTGATAAAAGGGGGAACATATACAATGCACCACGGAACGAAGCTTCGCAGACGAAGAGGAAGGAGGTGAACATTATGCCTAAAATAAATGGAACAGGCCCGCAGGGTCAGGGCCCAAAAAGCGGAGGCGGCCGGGGCGGCTGCTCCGGAGCAGGGAAATCTCCATCACCGCAAGGCGGGTGCAAAAAAGGATCAGGACAGGGCAAAGGACAGGGACGGTGTTCTAATAAGGGCTCCGGCCAAGGCAGTTGCAAAAGATAAATTGAGAGCATTAATGAACAACAATAAATGGGCATCCGAAAGAACCAAACGGATGCCCGCAAGCATGTTTAGTATAATGGATGCGGCCATTGATGAAGCCCGCCAAAAAAGACTGGAACTTATCGATCTCTCTATTGGATCGAGCGACCTGCCGGCGCCTGAAGCGGCCATGAAAGTTTTACGCCGGGCAACAAGGCTTTCCGAAACACACGGATACTGTCTCCATGCATGCACACAACCTCTGCGTAATGCGGCAACTGTTCAGTTAAATAAACGCTACAGCATAAACCTCGATCCTGAAAAAAATATAATTACCCTGATCGGCTCACAGGAAGGTTTTGGACACCTTTTATTTGCCGTGACAGATCCTGGAGATCAGGTTTTAGCCCCGGATCCTGGGTACCCTTCTTATTTCGGCGCCACTTCCGTGGCCGGATTGAAACAGGTTGTTATGCCTCTGCTGGAAGAGAACATGTTTCTTCCGGATCTTACAGCAATTCCGTCTGAAACAGCAGAGAATGCCAGAGCAATGATTATCTCATACCCGAACAATCCCACTGCTGCAGTAGCTCCTGCCGCTTTTCTGCAGGAAGCTATAGATTTCTGTCTCTCTTACGACATCCTGCTGATTCACGATTTCCCCTATGTTGATATGGTTTACGGTGATTACAAAGCGCCGTCGGTTCTTGCACAGCCTGGAGGAATCGATATTGCCGTAGAGTTATATTCATGTAGCAAGAGCTACCACATGGGAGGTTTCAGGATAGGCTGGGCCGCAGGTAATCAGGATGCTGTGCAAGCGCTGGCAAGGGTTAAGGGAGCTATAGATTTTAATCAGTACTTCGGAATTCAGCAGGCCGCTATTGCCGCCATAACTCAGCCCCGTGCCGCAACCCTCAAGGCCGCCGCTCTATTCGAAACCCGCCGGAATGTGCTGGTTGACACGCTCAACAAATCCGGCTGGCAGACATCCCTGCCCCAGGCAAGCATGTACGTCTGGACACGTCTCCCTTCAGGGCTGACCGATTCTTTTGATTTTACAGTAAACCTGGCCAAAGAGACCGGAGTCTGTCTGGCCCCTGGAAGAGGGTTCGGAAAAAGGGGCGAAGGCTTTGTCCGATTTGCCCTTGTTCGGGAACCTGATGCCCTGGTGGAGGCTGTTAAAAAAATTTTTAACTTCCTATAGATTGTCAGATAACAATCTGATTTTAAAATTTGGCACAAGGCCAGAGGGGGTAGGGGTTCAAAATCTTGAACCCCTACTCCGACGACCGATAATGCAGTGAAATTATTTATGTGGAAATCTATATAACTTCCCTTCATGTTGATCCCCTTCTTCTATACACTGAATTTATTGCTATTACTCTCAGGACTTTCAGGCATTCGCCTGGATAGTGGTGAGCGGCGCTTTTCCCTCGCGCTGGTTCAAACCCTGCTGATTTTGCCTCTGCTTGCCGGAGAATATCTCTATCTTGCCTGTCACATGGAGACTCAGGCAGTTAAGGTAGTACTTTTTTCCGAAATCGTCTTTGCCCTTATATGGCTCTCCATGGCCCTGCGCTTCCGCGATGCAACGGTCGCAACCGTGCGTGCGTCACGGCTTAATTTCTTGCGTGAAATGCTTTTTGGGGCGGTGGTGACGGCAGCGGCCGGTTACTTCCTGGTCTACCGCTCTGTGGTCGAAATATCCGATTCAATACTGATTTTCCACATTTACAGCCCTGTCTATTTTTCGACGGCCTTTATCATGATGGCGGTTCTTTACGCTGCCTGGCGTCTTGAGCAGTTTTGGCGCGCCCTCAATGTTGCGCGACGCTGGGAGTACAAGTTCCTGATGGTCGCCAGCTACCTGGTCTGTGGAGCCCTGGCCTGGAGTGCCTCCTATCGTCTAACATGCCTGGCCATTGCTCCGAAACATTTTTTGCTGTTAGCGGCGCTTTTGCTTTTTGGCTGGATTTTGATGTCCTATGCAGTGGCCCGTCACCGGCTGCTGAACCGCAAGATCTTTATTTCCAGAAAGGTGGTCTATTCCTTTGTTGTTCCTTCCCTTCTTGCCGCCTATCTTTTAGGTTTCGGGATGGTCTCCCTGATTATGCGCACCTTCGGGCTTCAGATGTCCTTTGTCCTGAAGTGGCTGTTTGTTGCTCTGGGGTTTGTTGCTGCCGGTATTTTTGCCTTCTCCGGGAAAATACGCCGCCGGGTCCACTTTTTTATCAGCACCCACTTCTATATCAACAAATACGAATACCGGGATGAGTGGCTGGCCCTTTCGCAGCAGCTCCAGGGTGCCATGATCGAGGCCGATGTTGTTAATGCCCTGCGCCAGGTTCTGGCGAAGAGTCTTTATACCACTAAAATTTTTATCTGGTTTGGGGATTCGTCCCAAGGGTACAAATTGGTTTCTTCATCTAAAAAACCTGGAACCCGGACTAATAAAAAATGTATCACTTCAAATGATCCACTGGTGCGATTTATCACAACCCATTCCCATTTTCACGTTAAAGAGAAAGAACCGGATCCGGAATGGCAAAAAGTCATGAAAAGCAAGAAGGCCTTCCTGACCTCCCTGAATCTGATACTCATTGCTCCCATTTCTATCGGCAATCATCTTGTCGGGCTGATCGGTCTAGGGCCGGAGTTTACCGGCGGACAATACGGCTATGATGATTTTGACCTGCTCACCGTCATTGGCAGCCAGACGGCCTCGGCCCTGCTGGCCG of Desulfosarcina sp. BuS5 contains these proteins:
- a CDS encoding ASKHA domain-containing protein, with amino-acid sequence MSSFKVKFLPHNKEIIVSDGRKLIRAAMEAGVHINASCGGEGLCGKCRVLLEEGELEGGISEKLSREDIENGYRLACQSKVRSDLVIRIPTESTIDARVLNLQSTPRKTARIRKIDFNQLKEEGLFIPPVEKIYLELTEPDAQDHLPDVTRLVSFLKLQHDEHRLVVDMKVIRRISDIFREGGFKVTATLMRPVQEGRKTHIVNIHSGDTSGCHYAIAIDVGTTTIYGQLIDLINGKTISQYGEFNGQISYGEDVISRIVYAEKPGGLEKLQKVVIGSINKVINRVVKRADIDKDCISTITMAGNTTMTQLMLNVNPKYIRRSPYVPTSSIYPPIRASDLGIDLGEQVAALVYPQVSSYVGGDIVSGVMGSGMYRTDKLTLFMDIGTNAEIVIGNREWMACAACSAGPAFEGGGIEFGMRATKGAIEDFSIDPVSYEPMNITIGNVRPRGICGSGLIIMVATLFEMGLINNLGKFDRDLDTQRIRERNGVHEYVLAWKDDTGIDRDVVITEIDIENLMRAKGAIYSGCQTLVEEVGMSMADIEQIYLAGGFGSYVDIEKAIVIGLLPEIEHEKITFIGNGSLMGAKMAALTNRIRKDVVEVTSKMTNFELSETVSYMDNYMAALFLPHTDMEQFPKLKARLEARVQSRR
- a CDS encoding CGGC domain-containing protein yields the protein MDNIVVVGCGAYMDSGYGCPGEWRCLKAASLGEGKIEKPSNVSAFVKCECPGRALVPTVAMAMKMADIKADAIYLSTCLVNAKPGCPYSNADEMAKILENKTGIKVIQGTHDYH
- a CDS encoding NifB/NifX family molybdenum-iron cluster-binding protein, with the protein product MKFAIPLAGGKLTAHFGHCQEFALIDVEGEEIKAKEILVPPPHEPGVLPRWLHEQGANVIIAGGMGQRAQTLFTEQDITVIVGAPVEDPEILVKSYLNNALISGDNLCDH
- a CDS encoding DUF134 domain-containing protein, whose translation is MVRPKKNRIVKFNPDVVYFKPRGIPIFDLEEVSLTIDEREAIRLADLLGLSHEDAGREMGVSRATFGRIVQRARKIVADALITGKAIKVEGGHYNIIEATRKFICCACDHGWEEPFGTGRTKGCPSCKSENIQRVKGKLVKM
- a CDS encoding NifB/NifX family molybdenum-iron cluster-binding protein → MKVAVSSSGDNLDSQIDPRFGRSAYFLIVETETMNYETIKNETTSLTSGAGIQTASLVASQGITAVLTGNCGPKAAQALVQGGIEIITGQSGSVRDVVQNYIKGTAISKPEAFVPEKSGFDRVAQIGGSGKPQPAGGGMGGGRGMGRGIGGGGRGMGGGGGKGMGGGSGKGRGMGGGGRRG
- a CDS encoding FmdB family zinc ribbon protein, whose product is MPLFDYLCLDCGKVSEILVTDSDNPPGCCHCDSANLKKLLSAHSSMSGVSKNRVPGAGDTTCCGLAPTEAGCAGPGSCCGMNKQEV
- a CDS encoding DUF134 domain-containing protein, with the protein product MPRPKKPRFISGYPSINAFVPRGMPQTGETTLPVEGLEALRLSDFECLDQETAAKIMNVSRQTYGRILNEARSIVSGALVTGKALVIKGGTYTMHHGTKLRRRRGRR
- a CDS encoding aminotransferase class I/II-fold pyridoxal phosphate-dependent enzyme — translated: MEQARRVRAQKAEAAGAAAPEQGNLHHRKAGAKKDQDRAKDRDGVLIRAPAKAVAKDKLRALMNNNKWASERTKRMPASMFSIMDAAIDEARQKRLELIDLSIGSSDLPAPEAAMKVLRRATRLSETHGYCLHACTQPLRNAATVQLNKRYSINLDPEKNIITLIGSQEGFGHLLFAVTDPGDQVLAPDPGYPSYFGATSVAGLKQVVMPLLEENMFLPDLTAIPSETAENARAMIISYPNNPTAAVAPAAFLQEAIDFCLSYDILLIHDFPYVDMVYGDYKAPSVLAQPGGIDIAVELYSCSKSYHMGGFRIGWAAGNQDAVQALARVKGAIDFNQYFGIQQAAIAAITQPRAATLKAAALFETRRNVLVDTLNKSGWQTSLPQASMYVWTRLPSGLTDSFDFTVNLAKETGVCLAPGRGFGKRGEGFVRFALVREPDALVEAVKKIFNFL
- the prsK gene encoding XrtA/PEP-CTERM system histidine kinase PrsK, which codes for MLIPFFYTLNLLLLLSGLSGIRLDSGERRFSLALVQTLLILPLLAGEYLYLACHMETQAVKVVLFSEIVFALIWLSMALRFRDATVATVRASRLNFLREMLFGAVVTAAAGYFLVYRSVVEISDSILIFHIYSPVYFSTAFIMMAVLYAAWRLEQFWRALNVARRWEYKFLMVASYLVCGALAWSASYRLTCLAIAPKHFLLLAALLLFGWILMSYAVARHRLLNRKIFISRKVVYSFVVPSLLAAYLLGFGMVSLIMRTFGLQMSFVLKWLFVALGFVAAGIFAFSGKIRRRVHFFISTHFYINKYEYRDEWLALSQQLQGAMIEADVVNALRQVLAKSLYTTKIFIWFGDSSQGYKLVSSSKKPGTRTNKKCITSNDPLVRFITTHSHFHVKEKEPDPEWQKVMKSKKAFLTSLNLILIAPISIGNHLVGLIGLGPEFTGGQYGYDDFDLLTVIGSQTASALLAVRMAEKLAHTREQLAWNQLSAFVLHDIKNAATMLSLVRENAPEHVHEPEFQQDMLEVLDDALRRMGRVEQRLGTLKDEITPVLQNLELGQFLRNCRIRLKKKLSSMEITVECKSEMQVNTDPELLFSILENLLLNAFEARGEGTVAQISTGSNDDTGQAVVVIIDNGPGIAEELLPDALFEPFKTDKDGGSGIGLWQVKRLVAGLGGSVSAENRLEGGARFVVRLPLFL